The Haloplanus natans DSM 17983 DNA segment GGAGGACGACCAGGTGCGACTCGTCGCCGACCTGCCGGGCGTCGAGAAGGAGGCCATCGGGCTGAAATGCGACGGCAAGACCCTCACCATCAGCGCTAGCTCCACTCACCGCGAGTACGACGAACGGGTTCGGCTCCCCGCCCGCGTCGACGAACACTCCGCCTCGGCCAGCTTCAACAACGGCATCCTCGAGGTCACCGTCGACAAGGTCGGGGACTCCGCAGCCATCGACGTAGAGTAGCTCACTTCTCTGCCGTCGTTCGAATCAACTCGGCCAGCCGATCGTAGAAGTCGTCGACGTACTTCGTCGCGGCGTCGACCGTCGGCCGCGCGTTCGTCTCCGCGACGACCACCCGGTCGTCCGTAACGAGGAGGTCGACCCCCAGATACGACACGTCGAGTGCCGCCGCCGCG contains these protein-coding regions:
- a CDS encoding Hsp20/alpha crystallin family protein, whose product is MRGDDRDDPFGDIFDEIERMMNEMTGTGNGAVGDGSGFTSETHVDVYEEDDQVRLVADLPGVEKEAIGLKCDGKTLTISASSTHREYDERVRLPARVDEHSASASFNNGILEVTVDKVGDSAAIDVE